A stretch of DNA from Carya illinoinensis cultivar Pawnee chromosome 12, C.illinoinensisPawnee_v1, whole genome shotgun sequence:
ATTCATGAGTACTGATGATTCCTCCAAAATTACTTTCATTCATGGTGTGGGCAATGTGGATGTATCATGCATTTATGCAATGCATATGCCATATACATGGAGTACTGATCATGTTTGAATGTGCGAATGAGGAAAAGTAATCACTGCAAAAAGCCTGCTAGGAGTTATTTTCTGCTGTTTGTGGGGGATATGAGGATCtttcatgctctctctctctctctctctctctctctctctctctctctctctctctctctctctctctctctctctctctctctctctctctctctctctctctctctctcatagtgGTGTGGTGCTTAGAAACCGATAAAGTTGATATTGAACATTGTTGCTCTCTTGTCTGATATTTCCTTGGCCTCTCGACCTGACCGCGGTGGCTTGACTTTGCCTCTAGATCTGCCTCTGTGAGAAAAATATCGTATCAGCTTTGAGGAAAGCCGGTGGTGGTCTTCATGACCTTTAGGTTAGCCTTAACTTGCTACAGACGCAATCTAGCATGCCTCATGTTGCATTGACATATGGGATTCAATTCTTGTTCTTTTCGAAACACAAAAGAACTTTGTACATGCCCCACAGGATTACAGGGAACAGATCAGGGTTGCTCTACTTTTTTGAATCAGTTTCCCGACCCTATTACTTTGCTTCGACTGGGATAGAACAGAGGACACGACTTGAATGGACCTGTAGACGGactgtttcttctttcttttttcagacTCTTTCATGCATGCCTCACTTATACTATTTACCTTTGGCCTTGTAGGAAACAATGTATACAATTATTAGAGAGACAACATGTCGAATCAATTATAAGTGTTTTGCTAGCTTTACATATTGTGACAAATGGATAGGGTTTTTGCCTGCAGGTTAAGGCGGTCTAGACATTGGACATTAGATTTTGGTTGTGTTGAGTCATAAACGACATAAAAAGATGtaggaatttaaaatgaattaacCGACTCCAGGTTTTGGTTGGAATCTTGCACGAGTTCTTCAGCTTCACACGAGCAAGCTAGGAATTGAAAAACTTGATcaatgaaagaaaatacaaagaaagaaagagctaAAAAGGGCCAAATTGCATGTAACGATTAAAAGTGACAGAGAAAGTGGGCATACAGGGTACGTCTAGGCCCCACTTCGGCGTCTCCCCGAGGGTTGAGCCTCACGGATGGGTCCCACATTGTAATAGAAAGTTTTGAAAATCTTACTGTACAGCGACAAGTGTACCACCACATTTGCCACGCTTGCATGTTTCGTCTGCCCCAGTCAAAGCCATACCCGTCAATGCTTTAAGTTGAGGTTGGGATAGGGAGGGaagtgaaataaaatttaaaaattaaataaattattattattattttaaaatttaaaaaagttgaattttttattatattttgtatatagatttaaaaaaattataagaattaaataagataagataagatgaaacactTATCGTATAAAATAACGCGATAAACGCGTAACaatttatcttaaaataaattaagaaaattaaaattttaaacttaaaaatatatatatatatattttttcaccgAAGAGCCGGTAGTCACCCACATAACGGCTCTgttccaattttattaataagccaTCACTTATgacggaggaataccgtggtaacaTCATAAAACTTGGGGGCTtacaagattaaaaatatatatatttatatatgtatatatattaaaaaaaaaatgacaaaggtCCAAGCAGCATCCATGAAAGCCAGAAATGAGAAACAAGCCAAATTGATGATTACAATCTtatcctttcaattttttttgtcaatCTTCTTCCAACATTTTCCCTTGGGATTTAAAATGTTTTGCCAAAGGCACCGGCCACTTCTTCCCACCACAAATCATTACTTGTCTTTGCATGATCCTATCTGAATGATGCAGAATCTAATTTCACATAAATGTGTGATCCGTGAGTTCAAAATCCTATCTTTATTTTACTTCCtttcatttatatatgtgattttaAGAAAGAAGGTGGCGTTAAAGCTTTCCTGAAGATGACTGAGAACAGGACTTTCAATGATATAAAAATCTATATATGttcatcacatatatatatatatgagtaatgctatacaccacactctaatcttattttcatcttattaagtaaaatgtagcttatttatcaccattatatgaaaaagaaatatgtaataaatgatttttcaatagtgataaatatatcacatcataCTTGGTGGAATGAAAGTAGGATATTAagtatggtgtatagaattttccattTACTTTTTTAGGGAGAAAAAAGAAGTTGGTTTGCATGATGAATGTGCATTGGATATATACTGGAGATCTATTAGAACGTAGGTGGGATTTTAAAAATGTACGGATCGCTTATCCATCCTGCTATCCAAAGAGAGTGATCAGATTCACCTCCAACTCGTGCATTTAATCATAGGCAATcccaaaaaaaatacagaagACACGTTTTTACACCTCGTCTTCAGCGGTACAAATTCTGCAATTTCTCAAAACTATGACGTAAGACAGACCAAAACTACATGGGAAGTTAAAAGTGTATTGCAACTTGATGAATTGTCATGAACACAATAAATGGTAGATATCAAAAGAATGACAGGTCTCTCAACAAGCTAAACAAGGAAACTGGGCAACATGATCTAGCACAtggcaaaaagagaaaaatgaaagtaaaaatcACCCAAGTATCATATCAACAACACTAAATTTACAGAACTAAGCACTCGACCACAAACCTCAACTAAGAGAAACCATCGTAGAGGGGATGACTCAAAACGAAAATACTTAGTGGAAAATGGGAATTACAGCACAGACGATCATCAGCAGGGTTAAGAACAGCTTTGATCTATTCGCCATGATTGAAATTGCTGAGGAGATATCTTCTGGCctgcaaaagaaaagaaactaaTAGTCACATTTTTTTCTCAGATGAAAATGGAGAATTTAGCACAAATGAGTCCAAGATATACTTCTGCAATTTGCTAAGGGCGCCACAATATAGGGCATTGTCTGGTAAGGGTAACTCGGTTTTGTTAGTAGCCTCTGGATTGACAACCCTGACATACGTTTCTTGGCCAAGATACCACGAGTCAAGGTTTTCTGTTCTAATGTTCCAGACTCCAACATTGTCGAGGGATATCAAGATTGCCGTCCAAGCTCCAGGATAAACCTAGACAACGAGAGAGGTCAAGATCCAAAGCCTATCAGTAACTATAATAGGATCATTTTGAGCATGCACAAAGTAATAcatattttagaagtttttaaaagGAGATTTTTTCAACTGTTTACTCGAATATAATGACTTGTGTTCATCTAGTGGTACCAAATTCATATTTTCCTATCAAATGTCGAATCAATCAATATGGAGGGCTTTTGGAGTTGAGAGAGTATAATCCACCCCTTCAAAGCCATAAACTCCAAAACAATAATCCACCAGAATTTGAAAAACTCTGCCAAAACACAGGACATTAGAAACCTACACTGATCCCACCATGGCCATGTACGGATTGACCCACGGCCATTGGCCAATATTAAACCCTGAAGGATGATTTTGATAGAAAGGCACGagaaaacacaaatattaaatCAAATATGTTTTCCAATAACCTGACAATTTATAGTTGTTGAAGATTAGAAGTCGAAAGGAAAACAGTAACTGAAATATCAACTCATAAAGgttttaattttaagataaacCAAATAAGAATAAGAGCATGATAGTGCGAAGAATATACCTGTGTTGTGGAGCGGGCAATTCCATCCCACTTGTTATATGTGCCCCTGCTATTCTCCGTCCACTCACCATAATCCATCCtgcaatatataaattaaactgAAGGTTCAAAAGCATGTTGAAAGATAAAATACCCATCTATAGTGTTAACATAATGAATCAGAACAAAAGATGCAGATCCATACCCCACAACAAAAAATGCATATCCATTCATGTGATAGCTCTGCACCTTGGTATCATTGTTCTGTAATATGACTTCCATAAATCCTCTATACGTTCCATTAATAACTGATGTTTCCATCCGTGATGCTCCTGTAAGTGGCCTAGAGGGAAAATCTAGCTTGTATGCTCCCTTTACTTTGAACCAGTCAGCAAGCCTGATTGGGGTGGAGGGATTAACAAATGAGACTCCACTTAGTGTTGTCCGTCTTTTCCCATTAATTGTCACCGGTGGCTTGTTTTTCAACACATAAATTTCAGTCACATTGATTGAGCCATATCTAAAAGAACCCTGTGGGTTAGGGCGAGCACCACTAGCAGATACATTCCACCTGGAGAATTTTAGAACAGAATCCTTAAAAATCAGTTTTGAATGAGAGTTTTTCCTGATCTCTCATCACTGTACTCAATTTTTCACAGATtcccaaaatattttcataaatatcagtaatttcctcaattatcttgtattttttttctcttcaaaagTACTTTAGAGTGACtgttgaactttttttttttttttttttacagtttttctttttgaacATAAACCTCAATAATTCATGTCAATAAAGAATCTGTGATTAAGACATAGGTGACAAGCAAAATGTGCTTAGGTATTGAATCATGATGTTAACAAACCTGATGGATCTTGCTTGGTTCATTGAGAAAGTCTTGTCAAATTCATCACTTGGTGGGTCTGGGAGGGGACCCTTTGCCTTTCCTTTGGAATTTGTGTAATGCAAGATGGCGACACCAGTAACTCTTTTCCAGAGTGATTCGTTCACAAACCTAGCACTTGCTGCAATGTAGTAATCAGTACTTGCATTCTGATCCATGGTCACCAAAAACGAATAAGATTGTCCGACATGAATATCTAAGCTAGTATAGTTTTGTTGCACTGTATATGATCCCTCCGTCTCAGCTAGAAGCAGATTATGGTTCTGGATCCTGAAGTTAAGACTAGTTGAAACCCCAACATTGTGTACACGAATGCGATAAGTTCTCCCTGTCCAAAATAATGAAGCTGTCATTTTAGTAGTTCAGAAAATTTGACCTCACTGtaccacaaatttttttttttttttggggggggggggggggggggaggtaaTAACCAAAAAACACTTTCAAGTTTTGAGTTAATCTCAGATTAAGAAGGACCACCCACTACACTAATATATTTAAGCATCAATATGCATCTTCAAGCACAATTCTGTTGCAAGTTCTTGTTGACGCCAAAGGACAACATTTGGAATAACATAAATAGAGAAGATCCATAAATGCTAAAGAACAACTCTATATATTTGATAGTGATCTTCAATTAAGCCAAAAACCAGTTATTACATTGCATATAATTAACATGATCCAAGCACCTCCCTGGTAAGGCATAATCCTAAATTCCTAATTAAAAGGCTGAAAAACAAGTCCAATGTTGTGGAtcagtcatttgggcaacaatCAAATCCCACGTTCTATTTTCAACCGATGTATTAAAACTTTTTCATTGAGTACAAAAGTAGCAAAACTAAAAACATCTTTTTTTGCTAATCACCTGGGTGGACCTCAATTGTTTCATAATCAATGCCATCTGGTACAAGCGTATCATTATATCTGTAAGGACCTTTCCCGTTAATAAGAACCCCATCTGGCATTCCAAGATCTTTCCCTGCATCAAGAGCCTTCCTCAAAGCCtacattccaaaaaaaaaagtaccagCTTGAAAACACAATTTTATTTCAAGCGGCACCAATAAGGAAACACGGATTATCCAATAAACACTAACCGTATGGTTCCGGGTGTACCAATCACcgataaaaataactatatccCCATCTGGGGTTGCAAAAGGAATTGGAATTATGGCCCGGTTATTGATAATAATTCCGCCATACCCTCCGGACGCTCTCTGGAAATTGAGAGAtggaaaatagaagaagcttccAATCTGATCCTTAACCTGAAATTGGTAAGTCCAATTCCACTTTGGAGGAATAGGACAAGTCGTGCCCAGAACTCCATCTTGCCACGAACTACGCCGCTGTTGAATACCGGACCTGTAAACCCACATTCCAAACGCTCGGTCACTAAAATCTGCAATTTTTCGTATCGAACTCTATTAGAAGTCACAGTAACAAATCCTACCAAGTAATGAGGAGATTCTCGTCCAATTTGTTCCGGACATTGACAGCGACATTGTTGTTAGTAGTCACATTGACAGTAGGACCAGGAAACTTGCCATTAATAGCAATAACCTACAAGATAATTCGAATATATGAACACAAAGCTCAAAGCTTACAAGCTGAAAGCAGTAAACAGCATAACATTAAGCTCGGAAAATGAATATACAAGCACATTTCGTAGATCTGGAGCTGAAAAGTTGAACTTTGCAAAATCTAAAGCCAACCCATTTGTCACCAACGAATTTTAAgcagacccacatgaaaaagatTTAACTGATAGCAGTGAGAGAATGTAGATAATCGAGAGTGGAAGAGATTTGAAGAACAGACCTGCTGGGGCACACCAAGAGGAGAGGCAGTGATGTAAGAGACTTCAAACTCAAAGTTCGCAAATGGATCCGCAGCAAAACACGAGCTCGCAAATAAAGTAATGTAGATGAGGAACACTGAGAAAAAGCTACACAAAGCCATTGTTGGCACTTTAGAATTCGGGCTTAGAGATTAGAGGCAATATTCGTCTAGCTTTTCTGTGATGTTTACATTATCAGAAAGAAAATGAACCGGAGCCTCTAGAGGAAGGATGCGTGTGCGTATGAGGAGtactctgagagagagagagagagagagagagaaacggcTCTATTTGACTCTTGTCCTGTATGCGGATTGCCTCCCCTTTACTAGTTGAAAACGTATTCTGTCAGTAATTAGGAGAAGAAAAGCACTTTAGTTTGGTTTTTTAAGATTGATTCCGAGCTTTTGTCGGTCCCCCGGTTGTAATTACTAATTCATACGGTGCGAGACCACAAGAGAGATACAGACACCAATTTttagagagaggagagagagagagagagtgacaaCCAGTATCCAGTTCACAATTAGAGTACATGCACTCGCTCACCAGCACACATGCCTTTCGCCAACGTATGTACGCTTTAATTCGACCGTTGTCTGTCTaaagatttttcaaaaagaatgatATCTTCTGATGATGAAAAAAAACAGACACAGCGAAAAAGaccaaaaaataatcaaaatacaacGTTCAGATCTCTGTGAAAGCGCCAACAGAGCCGCGAGCCCCATTGTCCACGCGTGGACCCCTACCCTTTTAAATGGATGCGGGGCTGATTAAAATTACAGAGCCAGCACCAAACCCCAACCAGATTCTGACTTTTTGGTGGTGTAATAATGGATTTGTTCAAAAATAATGGTATCTTGTTCAAGTAATTAACCTCGAGATGCcgaaatagaaataataatagcaGTAGCTTGTAGAGGGAGAGGAACTTTGGTGGGAGGTGGGGTGGGGGATTGCTCAATGCCATATAATTTTTCCACTTTTACAGACTTTTTGGGCGTGGCAGAAAAGCAGCACCCTACGGATAATGTAATGAGGTGGAAGATACCTTTGATTACCCACCTGGATTGCCACCTCGGATTCTGTTTATACAACTTTCTCCTTAATGGAGTGTATGATAAAAGAACATGATAACACAGCCGTGTGGGATAAtggtatacttttttttttttttttttttttaatatatatgtcgGGAACCTCTCAAGACATGGTCTTTAAGACCTATTTCTGCATAATAAACTTCTATATTGTATACGGCATTGTTGAAAGTTTTATTACATGGAACTGATTAAATTATTAACTTTTCACTAAGAGTATAGACTCAAaagattatttgtatttatgAAGTATTGAACCTTAAACTATGATGTGAGTGATACTCCAAGACCAAAACTTTCATCACTTGAGATTAGGATAATGGTATAGAAATTACAACATTTGGAAGCATCTCATTTTTCTCAATGCATTAATGAAAGAGacaagagagaggaagagaaaacgtGAGAAGGAAGTTCGAGGAAAATCATGCTTCATCAAACATGAAAAATGATCAAGAATGAGAAGAAGGCCCTAAAAATCCTGGATTCCGGTCAGCATCAAGCTGACTTATCCAAGAAATGGTTTCTTTCTTGGTATACAAGAGAAGCAAACTGATAAGTTAGCcaattgaataataataataatatattatgacCTCAAGCAAATTTAGCAAAAGATATGAGCAGCTCATATTAAAACTACCGAAATTCAATAAACTATTACCATAAATCTATCGTTGAAGTTGCATATCACCCAACTCCTAGAATTGATTTTTCCTTCGAAATAAAGTGGGTCCACcactaagaaaaataacttttatatataaattttaaatttatctttttttaaagaataacttAGAGTTGTATATAGCCGCAAACACCatttatcttctatatataattatatacacaaTTCAATTGATAACTGAAACACAATTAAATTATAGAATGATTAAATTGTCgttgaaattatatattatagttgcaaaataaaaaagagaacagAAAAGCAACAAAAGTAAGGACAtgttttcttatctttttcaTCTTACTAATACTAATCCTAATCCTTTTCTTCGCCCCCACCTCTTGTGAGTTAGTAGCTTGTGGCCTTCTCCTCTCTCCTTGAAGTAACAATACCTTTCTCTACGCTTCCGATATCCAACCATTTGGTTACCAAAGGAGACGAAGGCGCACAGAATTGGGAGTCCATCAGTAGATGTTGATTCATGGGATTCTTGGGTAACGTAaggcattttaattttaattttaataatatttttgttagaatatttttattttaaaatttaaaatcgtcaaattgattaaaattttttatttaaaattttaaaaaaattgtaatgattagtttaaaagtatttatatttaaataatatttagaaagaCAATGAAAtacgatgagatgagatgaaaaatattttcaaacatcaTTGAAAATTAATGATTAATTTCGTCAATTTAATTATCTAAACAtaacatttcatttatatttgtaaaaaaatattatcgaaAATCTTAAGACATAATGGTTTAAAAGATGTCGATAATTTCTTGCTTTTGTGAGAGTAGATAGATTAGGTTTGAATGCCATCAGTGTGTATGTTGGGATGTAAATTCGATGATAAATTATATGAGATCAACCTTAAATTCTATGGTAGAAGTAAGCGGCAATTATGCAGTGCAATTAATTCCACCTCTGTATAAAGCGGATGACATAATTTGCCTTTATTTATGGTACcatataatttgtaaaattaattttattaatttattatataaaattatatcaatttgtaaaatttatattaggtaagattttttattaaaaaaaaaaaatttatatgtgcCTCATCTTCCCTTATGCAAATCGATGCCCTTATGTTTTCTCGACCTTTTAAAATATGAactttttacaattatttatataattataatttaaataaaaaatatctttttataagataatttttttatgtaataaaatttttcttatataattaaataaaaaatataattatacatatatcatTGATTAATTACTCTTTATTTAGTAACAATAAAATCTAACCGCGTCCAATTGATTGGGACCATTGCGTCGCCCTTTTTCCTTGCATGATGATTGGATTGCAACGTGCAATGTGTTGTGtaaacagaaagaaaaataattgggttccaagagaaaaagataaataaagatTCGATTgctaataaaatagttaaattaatgctatatatagttatagagtaTGTAAATTTCGTATAAtcgttttttaaaaaaattaataattaaaaaattaattttttttaatgtaagttTCGTAAttcctcatttttttaaagagattgcgCGACGTTTGCTCACTCcacgactataaatatcatttctcaaaatattaaagaaaaattattcgtATAAACTCCAAATAGACAAgcatttgtaaaaaagtgaactccacctaaaaaaattataaaaaaattattatttattagtgagacctacttttttacaaataacTTTATACCTTGTGTTACTCTTtctatcaaaataattatttcctgCTTACACAATGTAATCAATTGCAGGATTTGGCAACGGCAACTACAAGGAACGCTGGCAGAAGTCAAGCACATGATAAATGGGGTTTCTTCATTTCATTGTTCATGTAAGAAATTGACTCTTTTCACTCGTATGGGTAAAAATATATGGTTAGGCCTTGAAGGAGAATACATTGAGATAAGAATGAAAGCCATGCCCCTATGAAAACTCACAACTAATCCTACAAAACAGGGCATCAAACTCGAATCTTCATTGCAATTGCAGATGCTCGTTGTGATTAATCTTGTGCCATGCCGCAACAGGTTCCTACATCTATAATTGGAGTTGGTACTTTTGATGCATTATGCAGATTGCCAAAGAAGCACTTATTGTTTTTATCACCATCTTCTGTTTCTTGAATCAATTTAAGCATCTTGGCCAGGCTGGAAGGGGCGTATGAATGCAGAATTCATCTGCCATATCTTGAGTGAGGAAGTCACAGTGGCCTCAGTAGCATTGTTGAATAGAAATAGCCGAGCAGCCCCATAGATTGCCTTTGTTGGATAAACACGCGATGTGATGCATGTTCTCCCACCTTGAGCAAAGATTTCTACTATTGAATGATCCACCTGGATTAGCATAATTTCCATGCAGTATTAAGTTGATGGATACAGATAATTCGGGCAAGGTATTCTTCATTCATGTGTAACTAAAACCAAGGTTCAACTTACCAGTAACCTCACAGACAATTTTTCATCTTTTAGTACTGGAACAGAGCTCCCGTAAATTTGTTTATTAACATCAGTTGCCTCGGAAGACCTGAAAGGAAACAATTAACGTATGTGGTTCGAAGATGGCCTATCAGAGCAGCCAAAATAATGGTTTTTGCGATTCGAACACAAGCAAGTCATGTTTCataaaaactaacaaatatttCACTTATTCAGTAAACAATAGAACGGAACTAGAATACCTTGTTTGATCCGCACAGAAGAAAGTTTTGAGATTGCCATCTATTCCTTTggcaataaaaaaatacacaggAGTTTGCTCGGAAAGGCTATCATCTGCAAGCACAAGAAGTCCAAAGGGTCCCAGTGCACCCCGTTCAGCAGCTCCACCACTGGTGCTGCAGCTGAACTCCACATTGGTTTGGGCTGTCATCTCCAAAGCCTCCTTATCTAACTCAAACTCGGCGAAAATATCAAGCTGTGTGGCTGCATCAATATCTAGTGGAACAACAGATCCTGCCTTGACCTCCACCCTTTCAAACTCTCTGCTGGTCAACCTCAAATTGTCTACCTCCTCCACCGGCCATTGAAGCAAATTAGTACCAGTTTTTGTATCAAGCAACACCGTCCTTGGAATACTCTGGATGATcaatacaaaaacataaaaatcttTTGAAGGAAATTGAATTTTGCGAGATATGCACAAGCtgatgatttttcttttggctCTGTTAACTATTAAAGAAAGGACATAATAATCTATGACTCATGAGGCTAGAAGTAGGAAGAAATCAACATACCTGAACCGATGCCCAGCCCTTCTTCACATCCGCTATTTCACTATCAGACTCGTGAATCCAACCCCACAAAACCCTCCTTCCCTTATGTAGATCATAAAATGACTTGGAAGCGTAAAATATCCCATAGTCATACCTCAATTCAATACCAATCTTTGGGTTATCCGGAACCCATCTGCCAGACTTCTCATCATAAGTCCCAATTGCATAATAATCGTTCTTATCATTGTCAAGACTTGTCTTGAATACATGCTTCACTTCAGGCCCATTAGCCGACGTGTCCAAACCTTTTCCAGATGTCTTCGATACAGGATAGAAGTCCACACATTCCCACATTCCAGTGCCAGGGACAGCATGCAGCAACCCATCTAAAAGCTCGTAGCTCTTGAAGTCCTCAGTGTGGTAGATCAAAGTAATGCCTGTTTTGTTAACCTTGGACCCTATGGCAATGTTCCATTTCCCATCTGATGTATACCAAGCCGTTGTCGGGTCACGGAAGTCCTTCGAAT
This window harbors:
- the LOC122289608 gene encoding monocopper oxidase-like protein SKU5; the encoded protein is MALCSFFSVFLIYITLFASSCFAADPFANFEFEVSYITASPLGVPQQVIAINGKFPGPTVNVTTNNNVAVNVRNKLDENLLITWSGIQQRRSSWQDGVLGTTCPIPPKWNWTYQFQVKDQIGSFFYFPSLNFQRASGGYGGIIINNRAIIPIPFATPDGDIVIFIGDWYTRNHTALRKALDAGKDLGMPDGVLINGKGPYRYNDTLVPDGIDYETIEVHPGRTYRIRVHNVGVSTSLNFRIQNHNLLLAETEGSYTVQQNYTSLDIHVGQSYSFLVTMDQNASTDYYIAASARFVNESLWKRVTGVAILHYTNSKGKAKGPLPDPPSDEFDKTFSMNQARSIRWNVSASGARPNPQGSFRYGSINVTEIYVLKNKPPVTINGKRRTTLSGVSFVNPSTPIRLADWFKVKGAYKLDFPSRPLTGASRMETSVINGTYRGFMEVILQNNDTKVQSYHMNGYAFFVVGMDYGEWTENSRGTYNKWDGIARSTTQVYPGAWTAILISLDNVGVWNIRTENLDSWYLGQETYVRVVNPEATNKTELPLPDNALYCGALSKLQKPEDISSAISIMANRSKLFLTLLMIVCAVIPIFH
- the LOC122289607 gene encoding acid beta-fructofuranosidase-like, yielding MLESDPSRDFSKHEDPSIAVPCSYIPLPDGPHTRELASARRMPPKRAIFKVFSGVLILALVFAIIIGGRNSDVHANGNALLATSTSSMASEPLRPVSRGVSAGVSEKANHVFSGVEVASFPWNNTMLSWQRTAYHFQPEKNWMNDPNGPMFYKGWYHFFYQYNPHGPVWGDIVWGHAASKDLIHWLHLPLAMVPDQWYDLNGVWTGSATLLPDGRIIMLYTGSTNESVQVQNLAYPANLSDPLLVNWDKYSGNPVLRPPPGIDSKDFRDPTTAWYTSDGKWNIAIGSKVNKTGITLIYHTEDFKSYELLDGLLHAVPGTGMWECVDFYPVSKTSGKGLDTSANGPEVKHVFKTSLDNDKNDYYAIGTYDEKSGRWVPDNPKIGIELRYDYGIFYASKSFYDLHKGRRVLWGWIHESDSEIADVKKGWASVQSIPRTVLLDTKTGTNLLQWPVEEVDNLRLTSREFERVEVKAGSVVPLDIDAATQLDIFAEFELDKEALEMTAQTNVEFSCSTSGGAAERGALGPFGLLVLADDSLSEQTPVYFFIAKGIDGNLKTFFCADQTRSSEATDVNKQIYGSSVPVLKDEKLSVRLLVDHSIVEIFAQGGRTCITSRVYPTKAIYGAARLFLFNNATEATVTSSLKIWQMNSAFIRPFQPGQDA